The DNA sequence CATAAACTACAAACAAACTACATTATCTAGATTCAAACCGCACCTTACTACTTGAtttgattcaaaacaataatacaaTTCACCCTCGTTCAATTGAAAAGTTTGAACCTGTAAATACACCGAAAAGTCCCCATAATACACCAAAATAGTTCTGATATACactgaaatgaaaaatataatagaTTCATCAGAACTCCTAaaatacattcaattcaaaccatctacaatgaacaacaattttcacaagCAATTAcacaacattattcacctacagaatcataaactacttaCGAAAATATTAACTACAATTGAACCACACATCAGCCACTTCAttagattcaaaacaataatagaCTTTCCTCTAGTTTAATTGACAGTctgaacttgaatcattcattcatttcaAAAACGAATGTAGATAACGAAGGAAATTgagaaaagcaaagaaaaagaacGCAGAGAAACGAAGGAAGAAAAATGCAGAGAACGTAGGGATGGAAGATCAAAGACGCtgatgaaatttgaaaaagaaaacaaaatcctTTTGAAAAAGGCAGTTATATATTCGCGTGTTTGATTGAAAAATTAGTTAGATTAATGGCGCGTGAGATGAATTAGGtttaaaaaaatgacttgtatgtgaaaaatatttgtaaaaaaattcttatttacaattaataaaataactttaccgatgataaaattataataaaaaaaattaatttatataaaagttATTCTAAATTAAcgaattgaattttattttattaatatattatagtcattttaaattataaacttaaattttaaataaaagtaaattcttttttaaaaaaataatttttttcgtattaaatgATTTCTAAACAAACTCTTAATAAAATCCATaatgttgtaaaataaaaaaataagaaagagaaaataaatataaaataaagaagtataaatagaagaatcTAATGTTAAAGTTTACCAATATTATTATCTAACTATAATAGAAGTAATTcatatatatttactaatattatatatgttatagctTATACTCACatagagataaagaaagagagagagtttatatatatatatatatatatatatatatatatatatatatatatatataaaagaaaatagtaTTTCGTTGTTGTTGGGTGTGTTGTCTCAAATGTTCGCTTTCTcttttatatacaaaaaaaattcttttccgttgtaaaataaataaacaaaaaagatataatataaaataaagaagtataaatagaagagtggATGGAGTAttgatatttactaatattataatattaataaagatgactaatatatatatatatatatatgaaagataCAAATTTATTTGTTGcatatgaaaaagagagagagattagTATTTCATATATTGAcaatataaagagagagagaattgttgttattattggtTGTGTGTTCTGTCTCAACTACGCTAtcctatttatatacatataagggGTCACCTTTTTTAAACTTAATTAATTGTAATCTCTCTTGATATCCTGACCAACATTGAGAAATGGGCATCTATCTCATACTTATCATAACACTCCCTCTTGGATGAACATTTAGGATTATACCTcgttaaaatcttactaaaggaaaacctaatgaaaaaaactttagtgaaggaaaaagagtacaatatcttttgtaatggggactgcctcattaaaaaccttgtcaagaaaaacccaatggaaaaaaaacctgaccaaggaaaaaagagtacagtcttccTCTCTTGTTGACATCATTTAACATCTTGAAATTGGCGCgtcccaatctgatgtaccaatttttcaaaggaggattttagaAGTGACTTTGTATATAAGTTTGCCAAATTATCACTTGagtggatctgttggacatcaattctTCCTTGATTttaaagatcatgagtgaagaagaatttggaaaaaatatgctttgttctatcacctttaatGTATCTACCCTTAAGTTGAGTAATGGATGTTGTATTATCCTCAAATAGGACAGTTGGagttatcttatgatcaatcaatccacatgatgacagaatatattggatcaaactcttgaGCTAAAAatactcgcgacttgcttcatgtatcgctagtatttcagcatgattagaggatgttgctacAATCGTCTGTTTCGCGGACCTCCAtaatatagctgtaccaccatatgtaaacaggtatcctatttgagatctcTTTTTGTGTAGATCAGACAGGTATCCCggatctgcatagccaactaattatgacttggatccatatggataaaacaatcccatatctaccgttccatgaagatatcgaaagattcaTTTGATTttattccaatgtcttctggttggagaggaactataccttgctaataaattcaaagcaaatgatatatcaggtcgtgtattattagcaagatacattagcgctccaatggcactaagatatggtacttcaggactaaggatatcttcattttcttttttaggaCGTAATTGATCATTTTCTacatccaaagaccttacgatcattggggtacttaatggatgtgacttatccatataaaatctcttcaagatcttttctgtgtatgttgtttgatgaataaagatcctatTTTTTGTATGTTCGATCTGCAGGccaagacaaaatttagtctttccaagatctttaatctcaaactcttcttttagagtttttataattgttagaatctcttcaggagttctaatgatatttaaatcatcaacgtacacatcaattataatgaatccagatgcagatttctttatgaaaatacatgggcagatatcatcattcataaatCTATTTTTGGCAAAATACTCAGTAAGacaattataccacattcgtccagattggtATAGACCAtaaaaagatctttgcaatttgattgAGTATAACCCCTGTGAATTTTTATTGGAtgatttagatatctttaattctttagggactttcatatagatatcacgatctaatgatccgTATAAGTAGGCAGTTACCACACCcgttaaatgcatatgtagtttatgatatgcagataaactgaccaaataatgcAATATTATTGTATCCACTATAGGGAAATaggtttcttcataatctataccgggcctttgtgaaaaatcttgtgccacaagtcgagtTTTGTAgcatacaacttcatttttctcattttgttttctcacaaatacccatctgtatccaatggattttacatcttctggtgtacagaCTACAAGTCCAAAGACTTcatgttttgcaagtgagtctaattcagccttcataaCTTCTTCCCATTTTAgtcaatcattcctttgtcgacattcttcgactattctggctcaagatccttactttcatgcatgatatttaatgccacattatatacaaatatttcattgataattgttttattttagtctcatttttctcctgtaaagacataatttatcgagatctcgtcattttcacaatttttaggtacctgaacgtcttctagcGTCAAAATTATATccgaattttggacaactgcaggtatcTTTacatgtctttttcaacaggaatagtatttacctctttttctttttcgaggattattgtctttggaaccgacaggtctACCACGCTTCTGGCGTAAATTTATTTTAGTGGCCACTTGTCCAACTGGAACATCTATGTGAATTGGGACATTTTTAGCTGGTATATAGGATTTGGTTATCCTTTTCGGATAGAAAATGCATCGAGCAATTcgtttgctattctttgcaaatgtataatcttttgaacttgtAGTTCACATTACCCTGattgaggatctaaatgcatcaaggatgatgcattccaattaagttcattctcaagaagcttattctctccccctaatgttgaaaattttgattcatcaaaatgacaattcgCAAATCggactttaaatacatctccaatttgtatctcaagatacctcactatagaggaagAATCATATCGAACATATATCTCCAATTTTCTTTGAGATCCCATTTTGGTGCAAAAAGATGGTGCAATTGGAACATATATctcacacccaaatattcttaaatgggaaacactTGGCTACTGGCCAAAAGTTAATTGCATAAGAGAGAACTGATAGTAACTTGTTGGCCTCACACGAATAAGTGGTgcagcatgtaaaatagcatgcccccaaaccgaggttggaagatttgttctcataagtaagggtctagcaattaattgaaagtgtttaataagtgattctgctaacccattttgtgtgtgaacatgagctactggattttcaacacttattccattagccatataataagcatcaaaggcttggaaagtaaattcaccagcattatcaagacgggTTGCTTTGATTGAATTTTCTGGAAACTGtacttttaatcaaataatttgagcaagtaatctcgcaaacgctaggttgcgagaagacaataagcacacatgtgaccatatTTAAGATgtgtctattaggaccataaaatatctaaaagatctacATGgtagatgaataggtccacatatatcgccttgaatcctttctaggaattcaggggactaaaatccaatctttactagtgatggccttaaaattagttTTCCTTGAGAACATGTAGCACAACAAAATTAACTAGATTTAAAAATCTTCTGGTTCTCTAGTGAATGTCCATagaagttttcaataattctccgcatccTGGTTGTTCCGGATGACCTAATCGATCATGCCAAGTGATGGTaattagtggctaagagaagggtgggttgaatcttagcccctttttgctgAATATTAATTTCTGCCTTTTCAAAGAAACTTcaggagatatttctgcttttgTCTCCTAACAAGTTAAGagaaattttctttttgtctcgtaacggGTTAGGAGATATTTTTTTCTCTAACGCAACAGAAACAGAataggagtagaagagaaagagagaatcacatcCAGATATATTCTGGTTCAACTGTTAAGtgtaatgcaacctacatccagtctccatcacaacagtgacggaatttcactataatcatcagattacatacaccaattcttccctaggatctacccaatcctatttGGGACAAATCCATATTCTATCCCTAAATTTGAACTTGACTTGGACTCCTACCAATCTTTCAACCATAAAgtactaacccaacttgcaagagaatctccacagaatcatgaaacacaacatacacatgtacaaagaaactctgagACATTTATGCCTTTTTCTCTAGTATTAATCACAGCCTTTTTcctctcactggctttttcttatAAACTTCACCATGAGACCTAGACAGACAAcgctaagaaaaagaaaacaaaatgaacatCTTTGAAGGCGAAGAACTCAGGAAGCTTGGGTAACtgtgagaactctgtgctttacaCTTTCTCTCCTTGATCTCAACCCTTGGCCATTCACCCTTATTGTAGAAGGGGAAGCTTTCAAGGTTGAGACCGGTTCAACCAAGCCAGCAACAGCTTCTCCAACAAACAGCAGTGGTTcggatagagagaagagagagggaaaacTGAAACAAAAccaacatgcatgtacctctctcaaTCCTTCTCATCAAGTTCCTTCACTCTGAGCCCTTGATCTTGACTTTGGCTCCAAGAAAGAACTTTGACCCTTGATGAACTTCTGATCCTTGACAACTCcacactttctatttttgcttcttcttaTCCGTAGCTTCAGAGGCTAGCTTCCTTCTctgataaaaaaaaatggaagtgAACTCTTGCAACTGAGATATTCCTCTCTGACAGAAGCGGATCCTTTCTTTTCTTGGTATGGAAGatcttgagcctcttctttaaAATCTTGCCTTCAATAGCAAAGATCTAGCCATGCCTTGCTTCGGatcttcttttttcaaaatccatCATCAACCTAGCCTTTTCTTCTTCCATAGCTTCACTATTACTTTCTCTAATAATTTCTACTTGCTTCTTTTCCCTGTTTGAAGTGACcgaatggaaagagagagaggagagagaagaggcaAAACTTTCAATGCACAATTAAATGATATTGAATTGTGAGTTTCAGTTACCTATGCATGCATTTAACCAAATTGTAATTTGAGTCCCACTAACTAATGCATGCattcaattgaattaaaatttgaattccactatCTAAAGAAAGTGGGTAACCGAGCCACTTCTCTTTCTATTCGGACCAAGACTTTGTTGGATTACAAAGAAGAATTGTCTTGGGTTGTGCACCAGTTTCTTGGCTCAATTTGTTTAACCATTTGATTCAAAATGGATTTGCATAAGGCTGGTCATTGTTGATCCAATTTGGGCTTCATTAATTTCTGACCCAATGCAAAATCTGTACACTAAACAAAATTCATCAACCAAACAATTGGAAGCAAATattgaaataataattttttaattaatatttttaataatgtttgatcatcataatAATTCAAGTTTTCTAAACTCAAcaccaagttatgaattcatttgggctagtaaatttttagtttacaatggcatgtgatttaattgcattaattttggtataatataacctagataaaagtgagggtaacttttctaatataatctttttatttgaatcatgagttgtgatatataagtactcatgatttttttattcattgtttcaatatgatatccatttcggtgaatatctttaaagctcaataAGTTTCTTAGAGACTTAATAAACAataatgcattatttattatgaattttgttcctccggaaaacaaaattatagctcttacGGAACCTTCTATCAAATTGTCTGAGCCAATAATAATATTagcatattcttcttttggcacaagatgagtaaaatatatattacttttgagaatggtgtgcgaacttgtactatccgcaaggcaaacatCTTCACTATATGTCTTTGCCATTTTCtttaaagacaaataataatagtaaaatgagtagaagtataagcatagtaaaattatttttttgattatttttctaaaaaatactgtacatagtatcatatactaaaaattttattattattttaggacTTGGCACATTAAATAAtcttgaaattcataaacataaatattttataaaatattatttatatacattcaaatgtatagaaaataaaacttaacaagaagtttattatttatttacatgaatacttaacaatttCACGTATTAAACTatttcatcattgatcaaatgaccaatatttccttcaagatTCTCAAAGAAATCAAATATTTCATAATGAGTGGTATAATTTTCAGCATCGTTTGAAATAAAATTCGTCTCCTTTCCATTATCgtcttttttcaaagatacttgataaagattgactaggtgccttgggTTACGACAGGTACAAgaccaatgaccctttccaccacaacgaaaatatttatcctctgttgatttattttacccattatttctttctttatcccacttctagtgagatcctttcttgtgaccataatttttcttccttccataatttttcttgttaccaaACCTTGTCATTTACCTCTTTTAGGATAATGATTTGTCGCATTTGCTCCAGGAAATGGGGCAGCGCCAACTgtgcgcgcttcatgattttttaagagcaactcattgttgcgttcagcaacaagaaggcaagaaattagttcagaatattttttaaattctttttctcgatgctgctgctgcaggagcataTTTGAGGTATGGAAGGtcaagaaagttttctctaacatattattatcagttatcttttttttcacataatttcattcgtgaggtgattcaaaacattactgaattatattcatttatagatttaaaatcctgtagacgcaagtgcATCCATTCATAtcaggcttgaggaagtatcaatgtcctttgatgattataccttttttcaaggtctttccacagatctgcaggatcttttagtgtgagatattcatttgtCAAtctttcgtcaagatgacgacgaaggaagatcatggctttagctttatTCTTTtgagatgcattattttcagccttaatggtatctccaagatccattgaatatagatggatttcagcatttagtatccatgataaatagttattttcagatatatcaagagcattaaatttaagataagagagtttcgacataatgaattttttttttgccaaagataggagactcgaacccgcaacctcttaattgagtatggggaggctatgccatttgagctattactcattggctaaaaaatttggaaagatatgtgactcgaacccgcaacctcttaattgattatggggagtctatgccatttgagctataactcattggcaaaaatttgaaaagataggagactcgaacccgcaacctcttaattgagtatgaggagtctatgccatttgagctattacccATTGGCACAAAAATTTggaagataggagactcgaacctgcaacctcttaattgagtatgaggagtctatgccatttgagctattacccATTGGCACAAAAATTTagaagataggagactcgaacccgcaacctcttaattgagtatggggagtctatgccatttgagttataacgcATTGGCTTAAAAATTTggaagataggagactcgaacccgcaacctcttaattgagtatggggagtctatgccatttgagttataactcattgcgGGTTCGAGTTttctatctttccaaatttttaccaatgagttatagctcaaatggcatagactccccatactcaattaagaggtcgcgggttcgagtcacatatctttccaaatttttagccaatgaataatagctcaaatggcacagactccccatactcaattagtACAGATAacttattgtaaaataaataaataaaaaaaaatataatataaaataaaaaatataaatagaataataGAGTATTGATATTCACTAATATTATAATCTTAATAAAAAtgactaatatatataaaagatacgaatttatttgttatatatataaaagagaaagaGATTAGTATTTCATATATTGACAATATAAAGAGAGAaagaattattgttattattgttttatatatatatatatatatataaggggtctatttttttaaacttaattaattataattttttttgatatCTTGAACAACATTAAAAAATAGACATCTGTCTCATATTTATCACAACACTTTTaaccattattattttttttttttggtgacaacCATTATTAAATTTATTCTCTCTTAATATCTTTAACCTTTAATATTGTAAAATATGAAATGGGAATTTATCATCCTTATCACAACACGTATAAGATTAATTAACTTAGGATTGAATTGAAGTCAACAAAAACCAATGAATGTTGACTTGGTGGTGGAGCCACAGAGAAACTTGAAAATTGAAATCGAAACGGAAACAGAATGAAGAAGATACTGGTGACAGGCGCATCTGGTTACCTCGGCGGGAGGCTCTGTTCTGCCCTCCTTCGACAAGGTTACTCCGTTAGGGTCCTCGTTAGGCCTACCAGCGACCTCTCCGCAATTCCCACACCTTCCGAAACTTTCTACGGCGACATCACCGACTACGCGTCCCTCCTCCCCGCATTCGCCGGTTGCTCCGTTGTCTTCCACGTCGCCGCTCTCGTCGAGCCCTGGCTTCCCGATCCCTCCAAATTCTTCTCCGTAAGCTTCAAGATTCCTTTCTCGTGTAATTCAGTTAGTTTTGTTCAATCCTTAACTGATTtccccctttcttttcttttgatcatTGCGTTAGGTTAACGTTGGAGGATTGAAGAATGTTTTAAGGGCGTTGAAGGAGACCAAGACAGTGGAGAAACTCATATATACGTCGTCGTTTTTCGCTCTTGGACCCACTGATGGAGCCATTGCCGATGAGAATCAGGTATAATAAGGAGTTTCATTGTGTTATGGAATCGTTCTTGTTCAAGATTAGGCGTTTGATTTCATTTCAGGATGTGTGACTAGTACTACTAATTGGAACTAGAAATTGCAGGTGCATCATGAGAAATTTTTCTGCACGGAATATGAGAAATCAAAGCTTGCAGCGGACAAGATTGCGAAGGAAGCTGCATCAGAGGGTGCACCAATGGTCCTCCTTTATCCAGGGGTAATCTACGGTCCTGGCAAGGTCACGGCAGGGAATGTTCTTGCACGAATGGTATTGTTACTGTTTCTTCACTCCAGTTATCTTTCTTGTGTTGATCTATCGTAGGATATAAAGGTGCATGTTATGGTAAAATTGAGGAAAAATGATGAAGAGACGAAAATCCTCTTTGATAGATGGTTGGTTGGGATATAAATTGTTTAAATTATGATACAGTTATACATGTTCATTTAGCTTAGAATTATAAATTTGCATTTGATCAGATAATAGAACGCTTTAATTGGAGACTACCTGGTTACATAGGCAAGGGAAACGATGGATTTTCGTTCAGCCatgttgatgatgttgttgaagGGCACATTGCGGCAATGGAAAAAGGAAAACCTGGGAGTAGATACCTACTAACGGGTGAGAATGCATCATTCAAACATGTTTTTGATCTGGCTGCTGCCATAACAGATACTAGGAAGCCAATACTTAGCATCCCTTTGTGGATGATTGAAGCATATGGCTGGCTCATGGTTTTGTTCTCTAGGATCACTGGAAAGCATCCCCTCATCAGTCCACCCGTAAGTTCTCTAGATTTAGCACTTGTTGAATGTGCTATAAGATTGTTATCGTAATGTAATGTAAGCTTTAATCTTTCTGATTTATGTTTTTACGTTCTTAATATTATCTCTGGGTTTTAATCTTTGGACCAGACTGTGCATGTTTTAAGACACAAGTGGGAGTATTCGTGCGCGAAAGCTGAGGAGGAGCTAGACTATAGGCCTAGAAGCCTGAAAGAAGGACTTGCTGAGGTGCTACTCTGGTTGAAGAATGAGTGCTTTATAACATATTAGTCACAACATTCCATGGCTCTCTACAGATTCAGTTGATAAATTTTAATGGCTAAATGAATAACAATGGGTACTTTTTATAGAGGAAAAAGacattaaccaaaaaaaaaagaaggaataaaAAATCCGGTgtgaaataattttattttatttttgggaaTTTCTACGGTGCTGAGAAAAAATAAACATGGATGCTGTCCTTGTGTGTCAACTTGGGACAACGCATCTGCTGGTGAGCTCTGCTGCCTGGGTCAGGCTCTATGTTATGGCTGTCTAGGAGTTCTGTTTTCGTTCTTTGCAGTAAGATTAATTAGATATAATTATGTTGTTAATTATTggggcacgaaattgtgatcttaggcaacggcgccaaaaactctgtacgcacgtcttaataaatcgtttttcattcacaacttcgatacaactaaccagcaagtgcactgggtcgtccaagtaataaaccttacgtgagtaagggtcgatcccacggagattgtcggcttgaagcaagctatggtcaccttgtaaatctcagtcaggcggatatcaaatagttatggagttttcgaataaacagaaaataaagatagaaatacttatgtatatcattggtgagaatttcagataaaggtatagagatgctttcgttcctctgaacttctgctttcctgc is a window from the Arachis hypogaea cultivar Tifrunner chromosome 17, arahy.Tifrunner.gnm2.J5K5, whole genome shotgun sequence genome containing:
- the LOC112766223 gene encoding uncharacterized protein isoform X1, with the protein product MKKILVTGASGYLGGRLCSALLRQGYSVRVLVRPTSDLSAIPTPSETFYGDITDYASLLPAFAGCSVVFHVAALVEPWLPDPSKFFSVNVGGLKNVLRALKETKTVEKLIYTSSFFALGPTDGAIADENQKLQVHHEKFFCTEYEKSKLAADKIAKEAASEGAPMVLLYPGVIYGPGKVTAGNVLARMIIERFNWRLPGYIGKGNDGFSFSHVDDVVEGHIAAMEKGKPGSRYLLTGENASFKHVFDLAAAITDTRKPILSIPLWMIEAYGWLMVLFSRITGKHPLISPPTVHVLRHKWEYSCAKAEEELDYRPRSLKEGLAEVLLWLKNECFITY
- the LOC112766223 gene encoding uncharacterized protein isoform X2 is translated as MKKILVTGASGYLGGRLCSALLRQGYSVRVLVRPTSDLSAIPTPSETFYGDITDYASLLPAFAGCSVVFHVAALVEPWLPDPSKFFSVNVGGLKNVLRALKETKTVEKLIYTSSFFALGPTDGAIADENQVHHEKFFCTEYEKSKLAADKIAKEAASEGAPMVLLYPGVIYGPGKVTAGNVLARMIIERFNWRLPGYIGKGNDGFSFSHVDDVVEGHIAAMEKGKPGSRYLLTGENASFKHVFDLAAAITDTRKPILSIPLWMIEAYGWLMVLFSRITGKHPLISPPTVHVLRHKWEYSCAKAEEELDYRPRSLKEGLAEVLLWLKNECFITY